From one Rhopalosiphum padi isolate XX-2018 chromosome 2, ASM2088224v1, whole genome shotgun sequence genomic stretch:
- the LOC132920627 gene encoding cytochrome b-c1 complex subunit 6, mitochondrial-like, producing the protein MLFAGIRETLSKFAQSPFGVVRAEEELVDPAKVLREKCEQEKEAQERFAKLQECNTRVNSRKATAETCVEEFWDFLEVVDKCIAKDLFDHLK; encoded by the exons ATGTTGTTTGCTGGTATAAGAGAAACCTTGTCCAAGTTTGCGCAGTCTCCTTTCGGTGTGGTCAGAGCCGAAGAAGAACTAGTCGATCCAGCTAAGGTTTTGAGG GAAAAATGTGAACAAGAAAAAGAAGCCCAAGAACGATTTGCCAAGTTGCAAGAATGTAATACTCGAGTAAACTCTAGGAAAGCAACAGCTGAAACCTGCGTTGAAGAGTTCTGGGATTTTCTGGAAGTCGTTGATAAATGCATCGCGAAAGACCTGTTCGATCATCTCAAGTGA
- the LOC132920626 gene encoding synaptic vesicle 2-related protein isoform X1, with the protein MESSSSGYQNLNESDRRVSNVFTAKKQAQDFEMSNVTVVPDETYTVAQAVDAFGFGRFQVKLSLFTGLCWMADSMETTILSILSPTLQYEWQITLFQQALATTVVFMGMMLSLPFWGSFSDKFGRKTALTLCSVLLFYFGILSSLSPNYTWLLILRGLVGFAIGCSPQSVTLYAEFLPCKQRAKCVVLLDCFWALGACFEVLLALIVMPTLGWKWLLVLSTAPLLGFACVCPWLPESAKYLVTNGQTDKAIDTLKKVAHDNGKPMLLGRLVVDDVVLEEKRGRFTDLLLPQLRVSSVLLWFIWLVCAFCYYGIVLMSTGLFESSNNNRTCSSNVDSGIFKTVQSCTAESHYLTTRDYIDLLWTTLAEFPGIFATIYVIDRFGRKITLVFQFTLFAITLFLLFQYAKNRVLLTFTLFLARGIIAGVFQAIYVYTPEVYPTPLRSIGVGTCSAMARLGAMVTPYVAQVLLKSSFNISIIIYITAALLAALASLLLPIETKGRDMKEEYVEKD; encoded by the exons ATGGAATCCTCCTCGTCGGGTTACCAAAACCTGAATGAATCCGACCGTAGGGTCAGCAATGTCTTCACTGCCAAGAAACAGGCGCAAGACTTCGAAATGAGCAACGTGACTGTTGTGCCCGATG AAACGTACACTGTTGCTCAAGCCGTAGATGCTTTTGGATTTGGCAGATTCCAAGTAAAACTGTCGCTGTTCACTGGACTTTGTTGGATGGCTGATAGTATGGAAACAACCATATTGAGCATTTTGTCACCAACTTTACAATACGAATGGCAGATAACACTTTTTCAACAAGCACTAGCAACAACT gttgTTTTTATGGGTATGATGTTAAGTTTACCATTTTGGGGATCTTTCAGTGATAAGTTTGGCCGAAAAACA gcTTTGACACTTtgttcagtattattattttactttggcATTCTTAGTTCATTGTCGCCTAACTATACATGGTTATTGATCTTACGAGGATTAGTTGGATTTGCCATTGGTTGTTCTCCACAGtc TGTTACGTTATATGCAGAATTTTTACCTTGTAAACAGCGAGCCAAATGTGTAGTATTACTTGAT tgTTTTTGGGCGCTCGGAGCATGCTTCGAAGTTCTTTTAGCCCTAATAGTGATGCCCACGTTAGGCTGGAAATGGCTTTTAGTACTGTCCACAGCACCATTGCTTGGTTTCGCATGTGTGTGTCCG TGGTTACCAGAATCAGCCAAGTATCTAGTGACTAATGGTCAAACAGATAAGGCGATTGacacattaaaaaaagttgCACACGATAATGGAAAACCAATGCTCTTGGGTAGATTGGTCGTTGATGATGTGGTTCTAGAAGAAAAACGTGGTCGTTTCACTGATCTTCTATTGCCGCAACTCAGAGTCTCATCTGTTTTACTCTGGTTTATTTG gttGGTGTGTGCATTTTGTTACTATGGCATTGTGTTGATGTCTACAGGACTGTTTGAgagcagtaataataataggacATGTTCATCAAATGTAGATAGTGGAATTTTTAAGACTGTGCAATCTTGTACTGCTGAATCTCATTATTTGACAACTCGAGACTACATAGATCTCCTGTGGACAACACTTGCAGAATTTCCTG GAATATTCGCCACCATTTATGTGATTGATAGATTTGGTCGAAAGATTacattggtttttcaatttacattatttgctattactttatttttattatttcaatatgcaaaaaa tcgTGTATTGTTGACATTCACATTGTTTTTGGCAAGAGGTATAATTGCAGGAGTGTTCCAGgccatttatgtatatactccAGAG gtTTATCCAACGCCATTAAGATCCATAGGGGTTGGAACTTGTAGTGCTATGGCCCGTCTAGGTGCTATGGTTACACCATACGTTGCTCAG gtattgcTCAAATCATCATTTAATATTTCCATAATCATTTACATTACAGCAGCTTTACTGGCCGCTTTAGCGAGTTTATTATTACCAATAGAAACTAAAGGAAGAGACATGAAAGAAGAATATGTggaaaaagattaa
- the LOC132920626 gene encoding synaptic vesicle 2-related protein isoform X2 — protein sequence MESSSSGYQNLNESDRRVSNVFTAKKQAQDFEMSNVTVVPDETYTVAQAVDAFGFGRFQVKLSLFTGLCWMADSMETTILSILSPTLQYEWQITLFQQALATTALTLCSVLLFYFGILSSLSPNYTWLLILRGLVGFAIGCSPQSVTLYAEFLPCKQRAKCVVLLDCFWALGACFEVLLALIVMPTLGWKWLLVLSTAPLLGFACVCPWLPESAKYLVTNGQTDKAIDTLKKVAHDNGKPMLLGRLVVDDVVLEEKRGRFTDLLLPQLRVSSVLLWFIWLVCAFCYYGIVLMSTGLFESSNNNRTCSSNVDSGIFKTVQSCTAESHYLTTRDYIDLLWTTLAEFPGIFATIYVIDRFGRKITLVFQFTLFAITLFLLFQYAKNRVLLTFTLFLARGIIAGVFQAIYVYTPEVYPTPLRSIGVGTCSAMARLGAMVTPYVAQVLLKSSFNISIIIYITAALLAALASLLLPIETKGRDMKEEYVEKD from the exons ATGGAATCCTCCTCGTCGGGTTACCAAAACCTGAATGAATCCGACCGTAGGGTCAGCAATGTCTTCACTGCCAAGAAACAGGCGCAAGACTTCGAAATGAGCAACGTGACTGTTGTGCCCGATG AAACGTACACTGTTGCTCAAGCCGTAGATGCTTTTGGATTTGGCAGATTCCAAGTAAAACTGTCGCTGTTCACTGGACTTTGTTGGATGGCTGATAGTATGGAAACAACCATATTGAGCATTTTGTCACCAACTTTACAATACGAATGGCAGATAACACTTTTTCAACAAGCACTAGCAACAACT gcTTTGACACTTtgttcagtattattattttactttggcATTCTTAGTTCATTGTCGCCTAACTATACATGGTTATTGATCTTACGAGGATTAGTTGGATTTGCCATTGGTTGTTCTCCACAGtc TGTTACGTTATATGCAGAATTTTTACCTTGTAAACAGCGAGCCAAATGTGTAGTATTACTTGAT tgTTTTTGGGCGCTCGGAGCATGCTTCGAAGTTCTTTTAGCCCTAATAGTGATGCCCACGTTAGGCTGGAAATGGCTTTTAGTACTGTCCACAGCACCATTGCTTGGTTTCGCATGTGTGTGTCCG TGGTTACCAGAATCAGCCAAGTATCTAGTGACTAATGGTCAAACAGATAAGGCGATTGacacattaaaaaaagttgCACACGATAATGGAAAACCAATGCTCTTGGGTAGATTGGTCGTTGATGATGTGGTTCTAGAAGAAAAACGTGGTCGTTTCACTGATCTTCTATTGCCGCAACTCAGAGTCTCATCTGTTTTACTCTGGTTTATTTG gttGGTGTGTGCATTTTGTTACTATGGCATTGTGTTGATGTCTACAGGACTGTTTGAgagcagtaataataataggacATGTTCATCAAATGTAGATAGTGGAATTTTTAAGACTGTGCAATCTTGTACTGCTGAATCTCATTATTTGACAACTCGAGACTACATAGATCTCCTGTGGACAACACTTGCAGAATTTCCTG GAATATTCGCCACCATTTATGTGATTGATAGATTTGGTCGAAAGATTacattggtttttcaatttacattatttgctattactttatttttattatttcaatatgcaaaaaa tcgTGTATTGTTGACATTCACATTGTTTTTGGCAAGAGGTATAATTGCAGGAGTGTTCCAGgccatttatgtatatactccAGAG gtTTATCCAACGCCATTAAGATCCATAGGGGTTGGAACTTGTAGTGCTATGGCCCGTCTAGGTGCTATGGTTACACCATACGTTGCTCAG gtattgcTCAAATCATCATTTAATATTTCCATAATCATTTACATTACAGCAGCTTTACTGGCCGCTTTAGCGAGTTTATTATTACCAATAGAAACTAAAGGAAGAGACATGAAAGAAGAATATGTggaaaaagattaa